A single Herpetosiphonaceae bacterium DNA region contains:
- a CDS encoding response regulator transcription factor has product MERSDVRDVRILVVDDEPTITEFLETGLTYEGYTIRTVDDGSAALQAVRDFRPDLVILDVMLPGLNGFDVLDRLRRDDDIAVLMLTARDELDDTVRGLESGADDYLVKPFKFKELLARVRAVLRRRRIALPHMLQSGDIRLDRDTHQVSVADTPVYLTPREFDLLEALMAHPNQVLTKEALLNRVWGYEYVGDTNVVEVHISALREKLGDRDRQRIQTVRGVGYMIRG; this is encoded by the coding sequence ATGGAGCGTTCTGACGTACGTGACGTGCGGATCTTGGTGGTCGATGACGAGCCCACGATCACGGAATTTTTGGAGACGGGTCTGACCTACGAGGGCTATACCATACGCACGGTCGACGATGGCTCTGCCGCGCTTCAGGCTGTGCGCGATTTTCGTCCCGATCTGGTGATCCTCGACGTGATGCTGCCTGGCCTGAATGGCTTCGACGTGCTCGACCGGCTGCGACGTGATGATGACATCGCCGTGCTGATGTTGACGGCGCGCGACGAGCTGGACGATACGGTTCGCGGTCTTGAGAGCGGCGCGGACGATTATCTGGTCAAGCCGTTCAAGTTCAAGGAGCTGCTGGCGCGCGTGCGGGCGGTGCTGCGTCGGCGGCGGATCGCGCTGCCGCATATGTTGCAGAGCGGCGATATTCGTCTCGACCGCGACACGCATCAGGTGAGCGTCGCCGATACGCCGGTCTATCTGACGCCGCGTGAGTTCGATCTGCTCGAAGCCTTGATGGCGCATCCCAATCAGGTGTTGACCAAAGAGGCGCTGCTCAATCGCGTCTGGGGCTACGAGTACGTCGGCGATACCAACGTGGTCGAGGTGCATATCTCGGCGCTGCGCGAGAAGCTGGGTGATCGCGATCGGCAGCGCATCCAGACGGTGCGCGGCGTCGGCTATATGATTCGAGGCTAA
- a CDS encoding ATP-binding protein, producing the protein MRQRWANWSLRLQLSLAVTLMMVLLLVVFSAVLFVSVRAFLLDQSAEQLRTRALMLLDDSAELPPTSALDPWSRLPSAPLSDALRTELQAIVEALSTQDTSAVVYQTDGTVALRGTVEAAKNRFGFSRRFGPPELSAPPAPDRRVFERVLRGDQQVSYTDYHGLDQQLAVLIPIYDSARLVGVLQVATPLQQMYTLLRWLAFVLVGGTMLVALTALLLSFWATHTILNPLRRVVGISQRVGQGDLDARTGLRSRNEIGVLGATFDQMVAQLQGSFAAQRRFIADAAHELRTPLTVVSGNVDLLMLGAASDPAQQRRSLQRMNSELERMGRLVDDLLTLSRLDAHPRLRCEDTELGALVQDTINEFRGLAPHHQWSLTLVPGIVVRGDPDRLRQVLLNVLENARKFTPEGGSIAVTVTKRHDAAVMMIADTGVGIPAEDVPHVWDRFYRVDQARARASGGSGLGLSIVKSIVETHGGHVALSSSVGQGTTVTLTLPLVGLAQHLPAPTGGGRLA; encoded by the coding sequence ATGCGCCAACGGTGGGCAAATTGGTCGCTGCGGCTGCAACTATCGCTGGCGGTGACGCTGATGATGGTGCTGCTGCTGGTGGTGTTCAGCGCGGTGCTCTTTGTTTCGGTGCGAGCGTTTCTGCTCGATCAGAGTGCGGAGCAGCTTCGTACGCGCGCGCTCATGCTGCTGGACGACAGCGCCGAGCTGCCACCGACCAGCGCTCTCGATCCGTGGTCGCGGCTGCCCAGCGCGCCGCTGAGCGATGCGCTGCGGACGGAGCTACAGGCGATCGTCGAGGCGCTGTCCACGCAGGACACGAGCGCGGTTGTGTATCAGACCGACGGCACGGTTGCGCTGCGCGGGACAGTCGAGGCCGCGAAGAACCGATTTGGTTTTAGTCGGCGCTTTGGACCACCGGAGCTATCCGCGCCGCCAGCGCCCGATCGCCGGGTCTTCGAGCGCGTGCTGCGTGGCGATCAGCAGGTCAGCTACACCGACTATCACGGCCTCGATCAGCAGCTCGCGGTGCTGATCCCGATCTACGATAGCGCCCGGCTCGTCGGCGTGCTCCAGGTGGCGACGCCACTACAACAGATGTACACGCTGCTGCGCTGGCTCGCCTTTGTTCTGGTCGGCGGGACGATGCTGGTGGCGCTCACGGCGCTGCTGCTCAGCTTTTGGGCGACACACACGATCCTCAATCCGCTGCGGCGCGTCGTCGGCATCAGCCAGCGTGTCGGGCAGGGCGATCTCGACGCGCGGACGGGACTACGCAGCCGCAACGAGATTGGCGTGCTCGGCGCGACATTCGATCAGATGGTCGCGCAGCTCCAGGGGTCCTTCGCCGCACAGCGCCGCTTCATCGCCGACGCCGCTCACGAGCTGCGCACGCCGCTCACAGTGGTCAGCGGCAACGTCGATCTGCTGATGCTCGGCGCGGCCTCCGATCCCGCGCAGCAGCGCCGCTCGCTGCAACGGATGAACAGCGAGCTTGAGCGCATGGGACGGCTGGTAGACGATCTGCTGACGCTCTCGCGGCTGGATGCGCATCCACGGCTGCGCTGCGAAGATACCGAGCTTGGCGCGCTGGTGCAGGATACGATCAACGAGTTTCGCGGCCTCGCGCCGCATCACCAGTGGTCGCTCACGCTTGTGCCCGGCATCGTCGTGCGCGGCGACCCCGACCGGCTGCGGCAGGTGCTGTTGAATGTCTTGGAGAACGCCCGCAAATTCACGCCGGAGGGCGGCAGCATCGCGGTGACGGTGACGAAGCGCCACGATGCTGCCGTGATGATGATCGCGGATACGGGCGTGGGCATTCCCGCCGAGGACGTGCCGCATGTCTGGGATCGTTTCTACCGCGTCGATCAGGCGCGCGCTCGCGCCAGCGGCGGCTCCGGCCTGGGCCTGTCGATCGTCAAGAGCATCGTCGAGACGCATGGAGGACATGTCGCCTTGAGCAGCAGCGTCGGCCAGGGCACGACGGTTACGCTGACGCTGCCGCTCGTCGGTCTGGCTCAACATCTGCCCGCGCCGACGGGTGGTGGCCGCCTCGCCTGA